A single Bacillota bacterium DNA region contains:
- a CDS encoding MoaD/ThiS family protein: MKIKVKYFGIPMANLGPEANCLELPANASVEQLLHIIRDQLEGQDKELLEAATFMVNRTRAEKYTVLKDGDEVVIMYSLAGG; the protein is encoded by the coding sequence GTGAAAATAAAAGTAAAATACTTCGGAATACCGATGGCAAATTTAGGACCGGAGGCAAATTGTTTAGAGTTGCCCGCTAATGCTTCAGTTGAACAACTGCTTCATATAATAAGAGATCAGCTGGAAGGCCAGGATAAGGAGTTGCTGGAGGCGGCTACATTTATGGTAAATAGAACAAGAGCGGAAAAATACACAGTGCTAAAAGACGGTGATGAAGTAGTCATCATGTATTCATTAGCGGGGGGATAA